The window CAATGCTGATTGATACCAATTTATAGCTTCTTCCATGTTTCCTAAGAAGAAATTACAACGTCCCACCCTGCGAACCGCCTTATAATTTGACGGATCATATTTCAGCACTTCGCGATACTTTTGCTCTGCTAACTTGGCTTCGCGTGCTTGAAAAAGATAATCCGCCTCTTTTAGCAGTTTCGTTACCTTTTTCTGGTCAACTTTTTTAGTATCCTGAGAATAAGCAAGATACGACATCGTGGTCATAAAAATGACACATCCGATCACTATAAATCTTAACATTGAATTCATTGGCAAGTTTATTGGTTGCTCAATATTTTGTTTGCTTTCCAAAATCACCGCAAACTTAGACAATTTTCTTTGGTTATTCCAAAGTAAAAACATTGTTTTTTTTAAAATCTATTTTTTTGTTATCCACACCATAGTAGTTCGTAGTGCCAATCCTTAAATAAGCGTAGTACTGGGGAGTTATGTTTGTGATAACGATTAGCTATCGTTTAAATTATTATTAAAAAACCTAAAAAAATATCTGAATTATTAAAAAAGGTTGTAATTTTGCAGTCCCGTCTAAAAACCAGACAACCCGGGTTATTTTATTTTTAGTGTAACAATGAATCAGCTTATTATTAAAGAGATTAACAAAGATGCTCTCAGAACAGATTTACCTTCTTTTAAATCCGGAGATACAGTTAATGTTTATGTAAAAATTAAGGAAGGCAATAAAGAGCGTGTGCAGCAATATCGTGGTATTGTAATTCAGCGCCGAGGAATTGGCCTTACAGAGACAGTAACGGTTCGTAAAATATCTTATGGTATTGGAGTTGAGCGGATATTTCCAGTTCATTCACCAATAATTGATTCGATAGAAGTTTTAAAACGGGGTTTGGTTCGGCGCGCACGTATATTTTATTTACGTAAATTGAGCGGCAAATCAGCCCGAATCGAAGAAAAACTTTCTTGATTTTAACAGGAATTTCCTGAACTGCAGATGAATTTCATCTGCCATTTTTTTACACAATGAGCACTACAGACACTTTATTTTCCGACTTAGGCTTAATGCCTGAGTTGTTGTCTTTGTTACAAGAGATTGGTTATGAACGGCCTACGCCGATTCAGGAAGCCGTTATCCCCGTTTTGACTGAAAAAAACACGGATTTAATAGCTTTAGCTGAGACGGGTTCAGGGAAAACAGCAGCCTATGGCTTACCGTTGCTACAGAAAATTGACCCACAATTACGCCGTTCTCAAGCACTAATTCTTTGCCCAACCCGTGAACTATGTATGCAAATTACTCGCGACTTAGTTCAATTTGCAAAGTTTTTACCCAAAATTTCAGTTGAATCTTTATATGGGGGCGTAAGTTTTGATAGACAAGTAGATAACCTAAATCGCGGGGTACACGTAATAGTAGCAACTCCGGGTCGTCTTCTTGACCACCTGACTCGCAAAACAACCCGTTTAAGCGATTTGACTACTTTAGTTTTAGACGAAGCAGACGAAATGCTGAATATGGGTTTTGAAGAAGACTTAAAAGCTATCCTCGACTTCATACCGGAAAAAGTAACTACGTGGCTTTTTTCTGCAACCCTTTCTCCGGAAATCCGGCAGATTGGTATGCGTTATATGGAAAATCCGGTTGAAATCTCGGCAGGCGGCCAAAATACAACAGCCGGAAATATTACACACCGCTATTATCTCTGCAAGCTAAACGCCAGAATAGATACATTAAAGCGTGTAATTGACTACTATCCAGATATGTACGGTATGATTTTCACCCGAACCAAAGCTGAAGCTCAGGAAATAGCTGAGAAACTGATTCGGGACGGTTATTCCGCAGATGCCTTACATGGTGATATGACCCAAGCAGCCCGAACAAAGGTCTTAAATCGCTTTAGAGAACAAAGCCTGAAGCTACTAATCGCTACTGACGTAGCTGCACGAGGGCTGGATATTCCCAATATTACCCACATTATCCACTACGGCCTCCCAGACGACATCGAATCTTACATACACCGTTCCGGGCGTACTGCAAGAGCCGGTAAATCAGGATATTCCATAGTTATTCTAACCCAACTACAACAAAGCCGGATTTTTACTCTACAGAGAACATTGAAAATTTCCGTAGAACGGTGCAAAATCCCATCACCTTCAGAAGTCATTGAACGCCGGTTATTACGGTTCTTTCAGGAATTTCATTCCACAGAATATCAAGAAGAACTTATTGAAAACTACCTCCCTACGATTTTACAAGAAGTTTCAGGTATTGAAAGAGATGAATTACTTCGCCGTTTTGTGTGGTTAGAGTTTCGCCGTTTTATGGATTATTACCAAAGTGCTCCAGACTTGAACGTTTATGAGGCACCCGGTGGTCGTGAACGAGATTCAGAAAAAGCAGGCCGTACTATACGATTCCATATTAATATTGGAAGTAGAGATGGCTTTGAAAAGTTTGACTTCATAGATTTTGTCAGCGAAGTAACCCGCATCCCCGGAAAAAGAATCCAAAGAGTGCAGGTGTGCGATACTTTTTCTTTCTTTGAAGCCTATCGCGATGAATCAGAAAAAATAATCGAATTATTAGAAGGAAAAGATATTGCTGGCCGCAAAGTTCACATAGAAATTGCTGACCCTGACAAAAGATCGGACAATAATAGAGGTAGAAAATCTTTTGGTCGCTCAAACTCTTCAAGATACTCGGATTCTTCTTACTCTTCAAGAGATTCTTATCGTAGTAAGACTAAGTATTCTGACTATGACCCCCCGCTTCATTCCTCAGATAAATATTCCAAAGACCGCCCTAAGCCTAAGAAAAAATATAAATCCCAATTTTAAGGACGTTCTTAATTCATGGCAGTAGCTTTAGGATACTTTTTCGCTGTTGGAATAGGGCTACTGTTAGGACTTATTGGCGGGGGAGGCTCGATTTTGACTGTCCCTATTTTGGTGTATTTATTTAATATTCAGCCAACTAAGGCTACTTCTTATTCTTTGTTTATCATTGGAGTTACGGCTCTGGCTGGATACTTCCAGCAAGTTGTACGTAAAAATGTAGATTACGCTTCTGCAATTCTATTCGGATTACCTTCTATTGTGGGGGTATATTGCTCACGAATATGGTTACTTCCATTAATTCCAAACCAACTAATAACCAATAGCTGGTTTACGTTAAGTAAAGATTCTTTTTTATTGTTGCTATTTGCAATCCTAATGTTAATAGCAGCAGTATCAATGCTTTACAAGAAATCTCAACCGACTGTTTCTATCCATAAAAGACCTGTTTTGCTGTTTGTAGAAGGGTTATTTATTGGTGCTTTTACTGGATTAGTGGGTGCTGGAGGAGGTTTTTTACTGATTCCAGCCTTAGTACACTGGATTGGTTTAGATATGAAAAAAGCGGTTGGAACATCGCTGCTAATTATCACCTTTAAATCTTTAATTGGTTTTATGGGAGATATTCAGCACGGAATAGACCTGAATTGGAATTTGCTATTTCTATTTTCAGGCTGTTCACTTATCGGAATATTTATTGGAAATCATTTTAATAAAATATTTCCTACCGAAGTATTGAAGCGTATGTTCGGCTGGCTTGTATTAATTGCCGGAATTTCCATAATATTTGAAGAAATAGCTCGGCTTTAATCTTTTTACTACTTAAATAGTCCGTTTTATTCGGTATTCAGAACAACCGTACCTAAAAATTAAGCCGGTGGAACAAAAGTTTTTTTAATAGCGTTAAGTTCTAATTTTGGAGCTCAAAATAGTATCTATTTACAAATAGCTATTTTTTTAAGTTTTATATGAATCCTTACTGTATTTCGCTGAATAAATTAACACGCCTTCCAACCCGAAGGGTTTCTATTGGAGATATTATTTTGGGTGGAGACCAGCCTATTCGTATTCAAAGCATGACTACTACGGATACGATGAACACGAGTGCCACAGTAGCAGAAGCGATTCGGATGATAGAAGCCGGATGTGAGTTAGTGCGTATCACTGCTCCAAGCCTAAAAGAAGCCGAAAATTTACGGGAAATAAAACATCAATTGCAATTAGCCGGCTTTAAAACGCCCATTATTGCAGATATTCACTTTACCCCCAATGCTGCAGAATTAGCCGCCCGCATCGTTGAAAAAGTACGGATTAACCCCGGAAACTATGCCGATAAAAAGAAATTTGAAACCAAAGAATATTCTGATTCAGAATATTATGCAGAAATAGACAGAATTAGAAAAAAAATACTGCCATTGATTAGAATCTGTAAAGAATATGGAACAGCAATGCGGATTGGCACAAACCATGGCTCATTATCAGATAGAATCTTGAATAGGTATGGAGACACTCCGGCTGGGATGGTTGAATCAGCAATGGAGTTTGTCAGAATCTGCGAAGATGAATCTTTTCATAACATAGTTCTTTCTATGAAAGCCTCTAACACTCAAGTAATGGTGGAGGCTTACCGTTTATTGGCTCAGACGATGTTAAATCGTAACCTCTTGTATCCAATACATTTAGGAGTTACAGAAGCTGGTGAAGGAGAGGATGGACGGCTAAAATCAGCTATTGGAATTGGGGCACTACTTGCAGATGGAATCGGCGATACTGTTCGCGTTTCCCTAACAGAGCCACCCGAATATGAAATTCCGGTAGCTAAGTATATCATTCAGCATTACCAAATACCCGCCCCAACGTCAGTTGAAATCAACAAAGTAGAGCATAATCCTTTTTCTTTTAGGAGGTTAAAAAATAACAACATCCAAAATATCGGGAATATTCATCCTCCCAGAGTGTTTATAGATGCGGCTCACAAATCCATAGATACAATAGCTTTAGGCCAAGTCGGTTACTATTATTTGCCTAAAAACGATAAATGGATGCAAACAGACCTTGCTTGTGATTATATTTATGTGGGTAAAAATATTCCTGATATTGAGATTCCGGCATCCGTTAGGCTGATTTGTGATAGTTCTTTGTGGCAGCAATCTGAAAAGGGTAGCATTTATCCGTGGTTTAGGTTTTTGGAAAGTTATACAATTACCGGAAAAAGGCATCCGGAATGTAATTTTGTATCAGTGCGTCCGGAGAATGTAGCGTTTTTAGAGCCTTCTGAATCATTTAATACAGTAGTTTGGGTAATACAAACACAAGATTCACAGATAACTACTTGGGTTCGGAATTTGATTACGGCTTTACGTCAAAGAGGGTTTCAGCAGCCGGTAGTTTTACAAAGTCAAATTTCTACACAAGCTTACACTTCTCAGACCGAAGAAGCGCAGCTACAGCTAACGGCAGCTTGTATTACCGGCGGATTATTGGTAGATGGTCTAATAGACGGACTTTGGCTTACCGGAAATACACCCAATTGGTCTTTGTTTTTTGCCAATAGATTAACTTTTGGCCTGCTTCAGGCTTCAAGGAATCGAATGAGTAAAACGGAATATATATCCTGCCCTTCTTGTGGCCGAACGTTATTTAACTTACCGGAAACTACTGCTCGCATTCGGCGGGTTACGGAGCATTTAAAGGGTTTAAAAATCGGAATTATGGGCTGCATTGTGAACGGGCCGGGGGAAATGGCCGATGCAGACTTCGGCTATGTAGGTACAGGACCGGGGCTA of the Bacteroidia bacterium genome contains:
- the rplS gene encoding 50S ribosomal protein L19, which translates into the protein MNQLIIKEINKDALRTDLPSFKSGDTVNVYVKIKEGNKERVQQYRGIVIQRRGIGLTETVTVRKISYGIGVERIFPVHSPIIDSIEVLKRGLVRRARIFYLRKLSGKSARIEEKLS
- a CDS encoding DEAD/DEAH box helicase — encoded protein: MSTTDTLFSDLGLMPELLSLLQEIGYERPTPIQEAVIPVLTEKNTDLIALAETGSGKTAAYGLPLLQKIDPQLRRSQALILCPTRELCMQITRDLVQFAKFLPKISVESLYGGVSFDRQVDNLNRGVHVIVATPGRLLDHLTRKTTRLSDLTTLVLDEADEMLNMGFEEDLKAILDFIPEKVTTWLFSATLSPEIRQIGMRYMENPVEISAGGQNTTAGNITHRYYLCKLNARIDTLKRVIDYYPDMYGMIFTRTKAEAQEIAEKLIRDGYSADALHGDMTQAARTKVLNRFREQSLKLLIATDVAARGLDIPNITHIIHYGLPDDIESYIHRSGRTARAGKSGYSIVILTQLQQSRIFTLQRTLKISVERCKIPSPSEVIERRLLRFFQEFHSTEYQEELIENYLPTILQEVSGIERDELLRRFVWLEFRRFMDYYQSAPDLNVYEAPGGRERDSEKAGRTIRFHINIGSRDGFEKFDFIDFVSEVTRIPGKRIQRVQVCDTFSFFEAYRDESEKIIELLEGKDIAGRKVHIEIADPDKRSDNNRGRKSFGRSNSSRYSDSSYSSRDSYRSKTKYSDYDPPLHSSDKYSKDRPKPKKKYKSQF
- a CDS encoding sulfite exporter TauE/SafE family protein, which gives rise to MAVALGYFFAVGIGLLLGLIGGGGSILTVPILVYLFNIQPTKATSYSLFIIGVTALAGYFQQVVRKNVDYASAILFGLPSIVGVYCSRIWLLPLIPNQLITNSWFTLSKDSFLLLLFAILMLIAAVSMLYKKSQPTVSIHKRPVLLFVEGLFIGAFTGLVGAGGGFLLIPALVHWIGLDMKKAVGTSLLIITFKSLIGFMGDIQHGIDLNWNLLFLFSGCSLIGIFIGNHFNKIFPTEVLKRMFGWLVLIAGISIIFEEIARL
- the ispG gene encoding (E)-4-hydroxy-3-methylbut-2-enyl-diphosphate synthase, whose amino-acid sequence is MNPYCISLNKLTRLPTRRVSIGDIILGGDQPIRIQSMTTTDTMNTSATVAEAIRMIEAGCELVRITAPSLKEAENLREIKHQLQLAGFKTPIIADIHFTPNAAELAARIVEKVRINPGNYADKKKFETKEYSDSEYYAEIDRIRKKILPLIRICKEYGTAMRIGTNHGSLSDRILNRYGDTPAGMVESAMEFVRICEDESFHNIVLSMKASNTQVMVEAYRLLAQTMLNRNLLYPIHLGVTEAGEGEDGRLKSAIGIGALLADGIGDTVRVSLTEPPEYEIPVAKYIIQHYQIPAPTSVEINKVEHNPFSFRRLKNNNIQNIGNIHPPRVFIDAAHKSIDTIALGQVGYYYLPKNDKWMQTDLACDYIYVGKNIPDIEIPASVRLICDSSLWQQSEKGSIYPWFRFLESYTITGKRHPECNFVSVRPENVAFLEPSESFNTVVWVIQTQDSQITTWVRNLITALRQRGFQQPVVLQSQISTQAYTSQTEEAQLQLTAACITGGLLVDGLIDGLWLTGNTPNWSLFFANRLTFGLLQASRNRMSKTEYISCPSCGRTLFNLPETTARIRRVTEHLKGLKIGIMGCIVNGPGEMADADFGYVGTGPGLISLYKGHEIIEKNIPEDQAVEKLIALIKRYGAWIDPPE